Proteins encoded within one genomic window of Arachis ipaensis cultivar K30076 chromosome B08, Araip1.1, whole genome shotgun sequence:
- the LOC110265331 gene encoding betaine aldehyde dehydrogenase 1, chloroplastic-like encodes MVKVSKKDDHRLCCSSPTQIGLIIGACTLSSAGTPSVVSPNLFLLELAFPAHTTHGVVNARFDCAVTAARRALNRNKGNEWPSASSAHRARYLCAIAAKIVERKDHLAKLESLDCGKPFDEAAWDMDDVAGCFEFYPDLAEKLDAKQKAPVSLPMETFKSYVLKEPIGIVGLITPCCLLPRWT; translated from the exons ATGGTGAAAGTTAGTAAAAAGGATGACCATAG ACTCTGTTGCTCATCCCCAACTCAGATAGGGCTCATCATCGGCGCTTGCACTCTCTCCTCTGCCGGCACTCCCTCCGTCGTCTCCCCTAATCTGTTTCTACTAGAGCTCGCATTCCCTGCGCACACTACTCATGGTGTCG TCAATGCACGTTTTGACTGTGCCGTCACCGCCGCTAGAAGAGCACTCAACCGCAACAAAGGCAACGAATGGCCTTCTGCTTCCAGCGCTCACCGAGCCCGCTATCTCTGCGCCATCGCTGCCAAGATCGTCGAGAGAAAGGATCACCTCGCTAAGCTTGAATCCCTTGATTGCGGAAAACCATTCGATGAAGCTGCCTGGGACATG GATGATGTTGCTGGTTGCTTCGAGTTTTACCCTGACCTTGCCGAGAAACTCGACGCTAAGCAGAAGGCACCCGTTTCTCTTCCCATGGAAACTTTCAAGAGTTATGTCCTCAAAGAACCCATTGGTATTGTTGGATTAATTACCCCAtg CTGCTTGCTTCCACGGTGGACGTGA
- the LOC107612078 gene encoding myb-related protein 330, which yields MIQQRGTHFVLCHLTKVTIYKWSASKFKSWYQFTLESIISAGFGREREREMGHRCCTKQKIKRGLWSPEEDEKLLRYITTHGHKSWSSVPKFAGLQRCGKSCRLRWINYLRPDLKRGSFTLEEEQIIIDIHRILGNRWAQIAKHLPGRTDNEVKNFWNSCIKKKLISQGLDPQTHTLLSSHRRTTSSSSNFSNNNNDSFLIITSNMPNSANNNAPIIETSQGLSSSSSSLPTNNQAQPSVVQAPSSIVTSSDFYYEPSIIIENNNSTNSNVSNSIPSKNSLLWSSRTDHDAEDFRVQTLEEGQGMQHSLHAADDDDNEIREANNIIEMNTNASLEGSNNDNNNNNFDFGLLESVLNSEFMSHDINYMDELAWNF from the exons ATGATCCAACAGCGTGGGACCCATTTTGTATTATGTCACTTAACAAAGGTTACCATTTATAAATGGAGTGCCTCCAAATTCAAAAGCTGGTATCAATTCACTCTTGAGAGCATTATTAGTGCTGGTtttggaagagagagagaaagagaaatggGGCATCGTTGCTGCACCAAACAGAAGATCAAAAGAGGGTTGTGGTCTCCTGAAGAAGATGAGAAGCTTCTCAGATATATCACAACTCATGGCCACAAAAGTTGGAGTTCTGTCCCTAAATTTGCAG GATTGCAAAGATGCGGAAAGAGTTGCAGATTGAGATGGATAAATTACCTGAGGCCAGATCTGAAGAGGGGCTCCTTCACTTTAGAGGAAGAGCAGATCATAATTGACATTCATAGAATTCTCGGAAACAG ATGGGCTCAAATAGCGAAGCACCTACCTGGTAGAACAGACAATGAGGTCAAGAATTTCTGGAACTCTTGCATTAAAAAGAAGCTCATATCTCAAGGCCTAGATCCACAAACACacactcttctctcttctcacagGAGAAcaacctcatcatcatcaaacttcTCTAACAATAATAATGATTCCTTTCTCATTATTACTTCAAATATGCCAAACAGTGCTAATAATAATGCTCCCATTATTGAAACTAGCCAaggcctttcttcttcttcttcttcactaccTACCAATAATCAGGCTCAACCAAGTGTTGTTCAAGCACCGTCTAGCATTGTTACCTCATCGGATTTTTATTATGAACCATCAATAATAATAGAGAATAATAATAGTACTAATAGTAATGTCTCCAATAGTATCCCATCTAAGAATAGCTTATTATGGAGTTCAAGGACTGATCATGATGCTGAAGATTTCAGAGTTCAGACATTGGAAGAAGGGCAAGGAATGCAACATTCACTACATGctgctgatgatgatgataacGAGATCAGAGAAGCTAATAATATCATTGAGATGAATACTAATGCTTCTTTGGAGGGCtccaataatgataataataataataattttgacTTTGGGTTGCTGGAAAGTGTACTTAACTCTGAATTCATGTCTCATGATATCAACTATATGGATGAACTTGCATGGAACTTTTAG